The Haematobia irritans isolate KBUSLIRL chromosome 1, ASM5000362v1, whole genome shotgun sequence DNA segment GAAGACTACGATCCTAATGATTGTGCCGGCTGTGGTGAAATGCTAAAGGAGGGGCAGGCATTGGTTGCTTTGGATCGACAGTGGCATGTCTGGTGTTTCCGTTGTAAATCGTGTAATGGTGTACTGAATGGTGAATATATGGGCAAGGACGGTGTTCCGTACTGTGAGAAATGCTATCAGAAATCCTTTGGTGTCAAGTGTGCCTACTGCAATCGCTTTATTAGTGGAAAAGTTTTGCAGGCAGGCGACAATCATCATTTCCATCCGACATGTGCGCGTTGCACCAAATGTGGCGATCCCTTCGGTGATGGTGAAGAAATGTACTTGCAGGGTAGTGCTATATGGCATCCACGTTGTGGTCCCGGACCAAATGAATCTGGTTTAATTTTGAATGGCTGCGGTGGTGTTGGAGTTTCAAATGGCAATTTTACAGACACCGAATGTGATCGTATGAGTTCGAGTGCTTTAAGTGATATGGTAAGATAATGCGTTGCCTTAAACTGTAATTTGGCAATTTCAGGTGTTTCGCACGTTATGACCAATGTTTGTGGGGAAAACTAAACCAAATTTATTACTATCAAATGGAAAAGAATCCGTTTGTAAGTTGTTGATTCTTTTGACTAAGCAACAATTGATTTGTACGAAATCTTTGCGAAATTATCCAGTTGtaattattcctataaaaatttatatgcaaCGTAAAAAGATACAAAAATACGGATTTGGAATCAAAGTCGAAATTGACTTTCGACTAATCATCTTTTCGAAATAGACTTCTCTGTTAACTTTCAAGGTTGACATAAATCGTATAATCTACTTCGATTGAAAATTCCCCCTTGAACCAGAGGTACAGAAGAAGTCTTCTTGAATACTATACCTGGAAATCTGGAAATAATTGGAAATACTTTCTCACAAATTATTGGTCaaacaacttattttgctcgTAGTAAACCAAAAGTAACAAAACATCACATCACTGCTGGCTGTAATGAAAAGAAGCACTTTTTGCTACTAACGTACCCTTTTCCCACTCCACAGAAATGATCTCGTCAACACCACCATATTAGCAGGGCATGGTGGCACGCCCAACCTTAAATGTTATTTCATCACCGTTTCATTTAGAAATGAATAATAATATCCTAGTTAAACTCATCACTCACTGTTCTTCAACTTGTATTAAAAACCAAAATgtgcattttttcaaaataatgattttttttattttttgtttcacaCCATTTTTCTGAGCTTGcaagattttcttttttgtttttgttttgtttacagtACATAAGATCCCGAACGCCGAGTTTTAATGGTTCCGTATATTCCTCTAGCCGCAaggtttgttttaatttttcatttaaatctcttttttaGTTtcctttttgcttttgtttgcaTTGCTATCTATCACTCTCACTTACTAACGAGTTCAATTTAATTATAATGAAATTCACAGAAAAGTAGAGAGTACAAATATTTTCGACATCATGTGCCTCAAATGAAAATGGGATAAATGAATTGGTTTTGATTATTCATTACAGCACTACCGCACAGTGAGTCCCGGTTTGATTTTACGCGAATATGGTCGACATGGCGGTGAGGATATATCGAGGATTTACACATACAGCTATTTAACTGATGCACCGAACTACCTACGAAAACCCATAGATCCATATGACAAGACACCATTGTCACCGCATTTCCATAGACCATCGTCATATGCTACCAGTACTGCCGGCTCTGTGGCCGGAAGTAGGCCCCCTTCACGACCTGGTTCTCGCACACGTAGTGCTATGAAAGTTTTGGTCGATGCCATACGTTCCGAAACTCCACGACCAAAAAGTCCTGCCATGAACAATGAAGAGCCCATTGAACTATCACATTACCCGGCTGCTAAGAAACCTCCACCAGGCGAAAAACCTAAAATCGAACGTGATGATTTCCCTGCACCACCCTATCCGTACACGGATCCTGAGCGCAGACGCCGTTATAGTGATTCATATAAAGGAGTACCAGTATCTGACGATGAAGATGATACTGAGACCAACAATGGTGAAACAGAGGAGTCGTAAGTCTGCCTCTCAATCTTTGGCCCATTAAATCAGACTCattattttatgattttaatttcaGTCGTTTACAGCGCGAAGCCAATGAATTAGAAAAATTGAATTCAGGTATTGGCTCGGCGATTGCTAAAGATCTAAAAGAGACAGCTAAATACCGTAAATGGAAGCAACAAAATCTAGATCCAAGAAATGCATCACGTACAGCGTCCGCTAACAAAGAACCGCTAAATAAGTTAAGGTAGGCAATATTGAAGTTTTTAAATATGAATGTGACCCCAAATCCATGACACTTTTACCACTCGGATATCAACATTCAACCGAAAACTCTCTTCAAGGCATAGTTTTACacacaaaacatgtttttcttgATGAAATAAACAAAAGTAATATAATCgaattacaaaataataaaaatcgaaATCTCCACTCTCTCAAATTTAGTGAAACCTTGAAAAACAACACTACAATTCTTCAAGATTTCTTGTTTTcacattattttttaaagagaagTCGAAGTTGAAAATGATATGGACATAATACCTATCTtctttttggggaaaattctattAATGAGAGCTACCCAGTTCTATGATCGTAATAAGGAACATCCTTCTTATAGCCAAGTTGCGAAACAGGGTTCCATATTTCAGCAATCGCGTGCTGCCTTCATCTTGGTAGCCGAATTTCTCATGTTTCTCATGAGTATACCATtcattacattaaaaaaaaaatttagaaatataaagctaATAACATCGATTGGTATAAGAGACCACACGAAGCGCTTGATTCAAGTTTATCGAGATTTTGCAACAAGTGTTCTACAACTAATATTGATGTCTACAATAAAATATCTTTCCAGATACGAATCACCTATTGGTGCATCACCATCACGCAATTTAGATCATCAAAAGCCATTCTATGAGGATGAAATGTTCGATCGTTCAACGAGCTACAGAGGGTCGCTCGGAAAATCTTTGGGCAACGCACCTAGTTATAACGGTAAGTTTTAAGTTAAGAAATCACagcaatatttataaaaaagacGTTTTCTGTAAATCAAAAACCAAATGTTATGATTGTACAGGCCAAGCTCACACTCAAACACAGAGAGACTCCCCATAATAGAATTATGATGATGAAACATCTAACACTAGATCTCGAAGGGATTTgggttttatatttatttatgtaaacattttttgttactatttttttctcttattaatttcctttttaatttattttgtggcaatacaaaaaaaaatatccttttgCATTTGGGGTGTTTGTTTCCGATTCTCgtttaaatctaaaaaaaatgaaatgaaaattacaaAACCTTACGAACGACACAGCTATACATTCCTACCGATCACCACCAAAACCTGGATATGGATTTAAAACTTCAACCTTGCCGCCGTATATACGCAATGGCTATTCTTCAGTAAGTGTGAATCTCTTTTTTCTCCCAAAACGAATAAACCAAAAAGCACCCAACGTCGCTCGCTATATAATTCACGCTGTGAGGATCTCTATATCCAAACTCAGCTTTCATTCGTACAAACGCTGTGTTTAATCTCTAACTCTAATTAAAACTCTATTGTCGGTTGTTGGTATTGTTTTGTTGGCtattactactactactactactactgcaAACAATTGTTTGGAACTCTATTTTAAGTGTTTAACTTCATAACGCATCTTAAATTCATTATCACATGCATAAACACACACGcatccaaaataaaataattatggaGCCCTATCGTTCATTGGAGCATTGTATGTATATCTACACACATCAGAAATGTAATGGACttttcaaaaaagtgaaaaaaaaatgtttggtatgTGACGATCAGGTGatggattttttataaaatcatcATTGTAGAGAATATAAGAAATTAACACGTTAAATGACACagccataaaaaatataaaaagacaACTCAATCGAAATGCTCATCACAATACTCcccattttacaattttgaaaaggCAAAGTCTACTTCTCCGCGGCCGCCATTTTGTTTAAGATATTGAAGAGCCAGAATAAATCAAATTATGGACAATTCAGTTCATTTGTTGTAAATAGTCacctcttatgtattttgatctgtttaattcgaaaaaaatgttaaactaatttttatggaacagtttttgagatatcccgataTTGTTATGTCGAGTTAGAAATATCTGATTATATCGttattggtacttaaatgaaatgtATTGAGATGGCAAACAAAtaattggttcaaaaaatatcgatgcaaaaagggcatattttcaaaaaaaaacaatcatgtgttttccgccggaaaagtacaaaccattgaaaattcgtcatctcaatacctttcatttaagtaccaacaacgatataatccgatatttctaactcgagatatgatttgcttagtgaaaaaagagcgaaaaactaaacatAAAGGGATATCTAAAAAactcttctacaaaaaaaaattaaaaattattttcgaattcagcagatcaaaatacataagaaatgtcacatctcatcaaatgtacacgaaaaaaaaatgt contains these protein-coding regions:
- the Unc-115a gene encoding actin binding LIM protein Uncoordinated 115a isoform X7, which translates into the protein MKKSGSRLFDFFTTLRKQKIYCAKCDKKCSGEVLRVADKHFHKACFQCCQCKKSLASGGFFTKDGAYYCIPDYQRLYGTKCAACQQYVEGEVVSTMGKTYHQKCFTCSKCQNPFKSGSKVTNTGKEVLCESCVSGAPTSPTRQVARGKEGTISPTPVVESPTRATAHQQMTSGVISDKAHLKEDYDPNDCAGCGEMLKEGQALVALDRQWHVWCFRCKSCNGVLNGEYMGKDGVPYCEKCYQKSFGVKCAYCNRFISGKVLQAGDNHHFHPTCARCTKCGDPFGDGEEMYLQGSAIWHPRCGPGPNESGLILNGCGGVGVSNGNFTDTECDRMSSSALSDMHYRTVSPGLILREYGRHGGEDISRIYTYSYLTDAPNYLRKPIDPYDKTPLSPHFHRPSSYATSTAGSVAGSRPPSRPGSRTRSAMKVLVDAIRSETPRPKSPAMNNEEPIELSHYPAAKKPPPGEKPKIERDDFPAPPYPYTDPERRRRYSDSYKGVPVSDDEDDTETNNGETEESRLQREANELEKLNSGIGSAIAKDLKETAKYRKWKQQNLDPRNASRTASANKEPLNKLRYESPIGASPSRNLDHQKPFYEDEMFDRSTSYRGSLGKSLGNAPSYNAIHSYRSPPKPGYGFKTSTLPPYIRNGYSSDYSYGGLGDKTHSTDLSCGKSEASVDSITEGDRRALMGGDLPASSTYSGALSYHYPQAGLIRRSLPNMAHSMLVHEPAKIYPYHLLIITNYRLPSDVDRCNLERHLSDVEFEHILQCTRADFYRFPQWRRNELKRRVKLF
- the Unc-115a gene encoding actin binding LIM protein Uncoordinated 115a isoform X5, with the translated sequence MKKSGSRLFDFFTTLRKQKIYCAKCDKKCSGEVLRVADKHFHKACFQCCQCKKSLASGGFFTKDGAYYCIPDYQRLYGTKCAACQQYVEGEVVSTMGKTYHQKCFTCSKCQNPFKSGSKVTNTGKEVLCESCVSGAPTSPTRQVARGKEGTISPTPVVESPTRATAHQQMTSGVISDKAHLKEDYDPNDCAGCGEMLKEGQALVALDRQWHVWCFRCKSCNGVLNGEYMGKDGVPYCEKCYQKSFGVKCAYCNRFISGKVLQAGDNHHFHPTCARCTKCGDPFGDGEEMYLQGSAIWHPRCGPGPNESGLILNGCGGVGVSNGNFTDTECDRMSSSALSDMYIRSRTPSFNGSVYSSSRKHYRTVSPGLILREYGRHGGEDISRIYTYSYLTDAPNYLRKPIDPYDKTPLSPHFHRPSSYATSTAGSVAGSRPPSRPGSRTRSAMKVLVDAIRSETPRPKSPAMNNEEPIELSHYPAAKKPPPGEKPKIERDDFPAPPYPYTDPERRRRYSDSYKGVPVSDDEDDTETNNGETEESRLQREANELEKLNSGIGSAIAKDLKETAKYRKWKQQNLDPRNASRTASANKEPLNKLRYESPIGASPSRNLDHQKPFYEDEMFDRSTSYRGSLGKSLGNAPSYNGDKTHSTDLSCGKSEASVDSITEGDRRALMGGDLPASSTYSGALSYHYPQAGLIRRSLPNMAHSMLVHEPAKIYPYHLLIITNYRLPSDVDRCNLERHLSDVEFEHILQCTRADFYRFPQWRRNELKRRVKLF
- the Unc-115a gene encoding actin binding LIM protein Uncoordinated 115a isoform X3, which gives rise to MGKQKIYCAKCDKKCSGEVLRVADKHFHKACFQCCQCKKSLASGGFFTKDGAYYCIPDYQRLYGTKCAACQQYVEGEVVSTMGKTYHQKCFTCSKCQNPFKSGSKVTNTGKEVLCESCVSGAPTSPTRQVARGKEGTISPTPVVESPTRATAHQQMTSGVISDKAHLKEDYDPNDCAGCGEMLKEGQALVALDRQWHVWCFRCKSCNGVLNGEYMGKDGVPYCEKCYQKSFGVKCAYCNRFISGKVLQAGDNHHFHPTCARCTKCGDPFGDGEEMYLQGSAIWHPRCGPGPNESGLILNGCGGVGVSNGNFTDTECDRMSSSALSDMYIRSRTPSFNGSVYSSSRKHYRTVSPGLILREYGRHGGEDISRIYTYSYLTDAPNYLRKPIDPYDKTPLSPHFHRPSSYATSTAGSVAGSRPPSRPGSRTRSAMKVLVDAIRSETPRPKSPAMNNEEPIELSHYPAAKKPPPGEKPKIERDDFPAPPYPYTDPERRRRYSDSYKGVPVSDDEDDTETNNGETEESRLQREANELEKLNSGIGSAIAKDLKETAKYRKWKQQNLDPRNASRTASANKEPLNKLRYESPIGASPSRNLDHQKPFYEDEMFDRSTSYRGSLGKSLGNAPSYNVVSSLRHVPKPGYGLAPRSHTFSSTTSAGAMMHGVTDYSYGGLGDKTHSTDLSCGKSEASVDSITEGDRRALMGGDLPASSTYSGALSYHYPQAGLIRRSLPNMAHSMLVHEPAKIYPYHLLIITNYRLPSDVDRCNLERHLSDVEFEHILQCTRADFYRFPQWRRNELKRRVKLF
- the Unc-115a gene encoding actin binding LIM protein Uncoordinated 115a isoform X6, translated to MKKSGSRLFDFFTTLRKQKIYCAKCDKKCSGEVLRVADKHFHKACFQCCQCKKSLASGGFFTKDGAYYCIPDYQRLYGTKCAACQQYVEGEVVSTMGKTYHQKCFTCSKCQNPFKSGSKVTNTGKEVLCESCVSGAPTSPTRQVARGKEGTISPTPVVESPTRATAHQQMTSGVISDKAHLKEDYDPNDCAGCGEMLKEGQALVALDRQWHVWCFRCKSCNGVLNGEYMGKDGVPYCEKCYQKSFGVKCAYCNRFISGKVLQAGDNHHFHPTCARCTKCGDPFGDGEEMYLQGSAIWHPRCGPGPNESGLILNGCGGVGVSNGNFTDTECDRMSSSALSDMYIRSRTPSFNGSVYSSSRKHYRTVSPGLILREYGRHGGEDISRIYTYSYLTDAPNYLRKPIDPYDKTPLSPHFHRPSSYATSTAGSVAGSRPPSRPGSRTRSAMKVLVDAIRSETPRPKSPAMNNEEPIELSHYPAAKKPPPGEKPKIERDDFPAPPYPYTDPERRRRYSDSYKGVPVSDDEDDTETNNGETEESRLQREANELEKLNSGIGSAIAKDLKETAKYRKWKQQNLDPRNASRTASANKEPLNKLRYESPIGASPSRNLDHQKPFYEDEMFDRSTSYRGSLGKSLGNAPSYNGLLIRWIR
- the Unc-115a gene encoding actin binding LIM protein Uncoordinated 115a isoform X2 translates to MKKSGSRLFDFFTTLRKQKIYCAKCDKKCSGEVLRVADKHFHKACFQCCQCKKSLASGGFFTKDGAYYCIPDYQRLYGTKCAACQQYVEGEVVSTMGKTYHQKCFTCSKCQNPFKSGSKVTNTGKEVLCESCVSGAPTSPTRQVARGKEGTISPTPVVESPTRATAHQQMTSGVISDKAHLKEDYDPNDCAGCGEMLKEGQALVALDRQWHVWCFRCKSCNGVLNGEYMGKDGVPYCEKCYQKSFGVKCAYCNRFISGKVLQAGDNHHFHPTCARCTKCGDPFGDGEEMYLQGSAIWHPRCGPGPNESGLILNGCGGVGVSNGNFTDTECDRMSSSALSDMYIRSRTPSFNGSVYSSSRKHYRTVSPGLILREYGRHGGEDISRIYTYSYLTDAPNYLRKPIDPYDKTPLSPHFHRPSSYATSTAGSVAGSRPPSRPGSRTRSAMKVLVDAIRSETPRPKSPAMNNEEPIELSHYPAAKKPPPGEKPKIERDDFPAPPYPYTDPERRRRYSDSYKGVPVSDDEDDTETNNGETEESRLQREANELEKLNSGIGSAIAKDLKETAKYRKWKQQNLDPRNASRTASANKEPLNKLRYESPIGASPSRNLDHQKPFYEDEMFDRSTSYRGSLGKSLGNAPSYNAIHSYRSPPKPGYGFKTSTLPPYIRNGYSSDYSYGGLGDKTHSTDLSCGKSEASVDSITEGDRRALMGGDLPASSTYSGALSYHYPQAGLIRRSLPNMAHSMLVHEPAKIYPYHLLIITNYRLPSDVDRCNLERHLSDVEFEHILQCTRADFYRFPQWRRNELKRRVKLF
- the Unc-115a gene encoding actin binding LIM protein Uncoordinated 115a isoform X1, encoding MKKSGSRLFDFFTTLRKQKIYCAKCDKKCSGEVLRVADKHFHKACFQCCQCKKSLASGGFFTKDGAYYCIPDYQRLYGTKCAACQQYVEGEVVSTMGKTYHQKCFTCSKCQNPFKSGSKVTNTGKEVLCESCVSGAPTSPTRQVARGKEGTISPTPVVESPTRATAHQQMTSGVISDKAHLKEDYDPNDCAGCGEMLKEGQALVALDRQWHVWCFRCKSCNGVLNGEYMGKDGVPYCEKCYQKSFGVKCAYCNRFISGKVLQAGDNHHFHPTCARCTKCGDPFGDGEEMYLQGSAIWHPRCGPGPNESGLILNGCGGVGVSNGNFTDTECDRMSSSALSDMYIRSRTPSFNGSVYSSSRKHYRTVSPGLILREYGRHGGEDISRIYTYSYLTDAPNYLRKPIDPYDKTPLSPHFHRPSSYATSTAGSVAGSRPPSRPGSRTRSAMKVLVDAIRSETPRPKSPAMNNEEPIELSHYPAAKKPPPGEKPKIERDDFPAPPYPYTDPERRRRYSDSYKGVPVSDDEDDTETNNGETEESRLQREANELEKLNSGIGSAIAKDLKETAKYRKWKQQNLDPRNASRTASANKEPLNKLRYESPIGASPSRNLDHQKPFYEDEMFDRSTSYRGSLGKSLGNAPSYNVVSSLRHVPKPGYGLAPRSHTFSSTTSAGAMMHGVTDYSYGGLGDKTHSTDLSCGKSEASVDSITEGDRRALMGGDLPASSTYSGALSYHYPQAGLIRRSLPNMAHSMLVHEPAKIYPYHLLIITNYRLPSDVDRCNLERHLSDVEFEHILQCTRADFYRFPQWRRNELKRRVKLF
- the Unc-115a gene encoding actin binding LIM protein Uncoordinated 115a isoform X4 — protein: MKKSGSRLFDFFTTLRKQKIYCAKCDKKCSGEVLRVADKHFHKACFQCCQCKKSLASGGFFTKDGAYYCIPDYQRLYGTKCAACQQYVEGEVVSTMGKTYHQKCFTCSKCQNPFKSGSKVTNTGKEVLCESCVSGAPTSPTRQVARGKEGTISPTPVVESPTRATAHQQMTSGVISDKAHLKEDYDPNDCAGCGEMLKEGQALVALDRQWHVWCFRCKSCNGVLNGEYMGKDGVPYCEKCYQKSFGVKCAYCNRFISGKVLQAGDNHHFHPTCARCTKCGDPFGDGEEMYLQGSAIWHPRCGPGPNESGLILNGCGGVGVSNGNFTDTECDRMSSSALSDMHYRTVSPGLILREYGRHGGEDISRIYTYSYLTDAPNYLRKPIDPYDKTPLSPHFHRPSSYATSTAGSVAGSRPPSRPGSRTRSAMKVLVDAIRSETPRPKSPAMNNEEPIELSHYPAAKKPPPGEKPKIERDDFPAPPYPYTDPERRRRYSDSYKGVPVSDDEDDTETNNGETEESRLQREANELEKLNSGIGSAIAKDLKETAKYRKWKQQNLDPRNASRTASANKEPLNKLRYESPIGASPSRNLDHQKPFYEDEMFDRSTSYRGSLGKSLGNAPSYNVVSSLRHVPKPGYGLAPRSHTFSSTTSAGAMMHGVTDYSYGGLGDKTHSTDLSCGKSEASVDSITEGDRRALMGGDLPASSTYSGALSYHYPQAGLIRRSLPNMAHSMLVHEPAKIYPYHLLIITNYRLPSDVDRCNLERHLSDVEFEHILQCTRADFYRFPQWRRNELKRRVKLF